The DNA segment GCAAGCAGAGCCGCCAGCATTGTTTTTGGGGCTTCGTTCACATGGTCGTCAGTATTTTTCGTAAAGAAAAGAACCTTGATCAGGCGGCTGTAATATACAGTTCCAATGAGGCTCCCTGTTAGGATCAAGAGCGCGACAGGATATGCTCCTTCACTGACTGCGGCATGGAGCATGAGAAACTTGCTCAAAAATCCGTTGAATGGTGGCAGTCCCATAATGGCGAGAATGCCAACAGCAAAGCATGCTCCTGTTATTGGCATCCGTCTGCCAAGTCCTGCGAGTTTTTCTATGTGCTGACTTCCTGCCCGCATAATGAATGATCCAGCAGCGAGAAATAGCAGGCTTTTTATGAGCGCATGATTAACAACATGGCCGAGAGCTCCTGCTGTCGTAAGCCATGTGTTTATGCTGAGAATAAGAGTGATTTCGCCGACCTGAGCAAGAGTTGAGTAGGCGAGCATCTTTTTGATGTCATTTTGGCGCAGAGCCATGATTTCACCAAAGAGGAGCGTGATTCCACCGGTCAGCATCAACAGGTTTGGCAGGAGTGCACTACCTGAGAAGGTCAAGAATGGTGCCGCCCCGGCAGTGAGCAGTGGCAGAAATTTTATGAGTCCGAGGATGCCCGCTTTGGTCAGAATGCCAGACATTGGGGCCGAGATTGAAGAGGGGGCAACCGGATGAGCGTCTGGGAGCCACGAATGCATGGGGAAAAGACCTGCTTTTACTCCAAGTCCAATAAAGAAGAGCAGTCCAATAAGAGCACCTGCTCCGCCAAGGGTAGCGGGTGCTGAAGTGTGCAACAGGGCGATGTCAAAGGTTCCTGCAAACTTGTGCCAGAGGAGAATGCCATAATGCATAATTGTGGCACCAGAAACGCACATCACGATGTACTTGTACCCGGCCCTGAGTGCTTCGCGGGTCTGCTTGTGAATGACCAGAAGGTAGGAGGTCCAGGTCATGAGTTCCCAGAAAAGGTAGAAATTGCCAAGATCCTTGGCTGTAGCAACGCCGATCAGTGAGCCGTACATAAGGAACAGAAAGAAGAAATAGCGGCTGGCGTGTGGCTTGTTTCCAAGGTATCCGACAGAGTAAATCACCACGATGGAGCAGACAAAGGCGAACAGCACAGACCCCAGGAAGAAAAAGGCGTTCGGTTGGGCGACTGTGGCGACAACGGCTAGTGAGATCGCAGCGAGTGCGATGGCGAGGATATTCTGGAGCTTTGGGAAATACTTACCGACAGTGACAATAATAAAGGCGCCGAGATAGGGGACAAGCACCTCGATGGGCCAGGGGCTTTCGAAGTGTGGAAGTCCGTTCCCGATGGTCGTCGCACCCAAGGAAGCCGCGAGGCTTTCACAGAAATGAATCAGTGGCTCAGGATGGAGCGTCATCAGTGCTGTGAGACCTGCCAGCAGAAGTGGAATGATTCCCGTCACCGAGAGCGTCTCATTGTTGTGGAGACGTGGCTCGACGTTGTCGGTTTCGAAGCAGATGGTTTGAATGATGCGCAGGATATATATGGCCGCGATGATAGTGCCTATCGTGGCTGACGCGGCTATGAAATAGTTGCCATTTTCAATGGCGGCGTAGATGACGAGAAATTTGCTGATAGCTCCCTTGAATGGGGACAGTCCCATAAAGGAGAACATGCCGAATCCGAACAAAAGAGACGTCATCGGCATGTGAACACTGCTCCCCCGGAGTGTTTTCAGAGTCCATGAACCGGCTTTGGATGCAAGTCGCCATGCAGTCAGAAAGACAAGGCTTCGGATGACGCATTGGTAGGAAAGGTGCAGAAGAGCACCGGATACTCCCGAGAGGGAGCCAATGCCAAAGCCAATGAAAAGGTAGCCACATTCAGCGACGGCAGAAAATATGAGCTGGCGCTTGAGATTGTTGATAGAGCGCAGAGCCAGCAGTTCGCCTACAAGAATAAAAAGCGCGCCGCAGATGGCAAAGCTGGTGTGTGTGATGGACATTTCTGAAACCTCCTGCAAGCGGTATAGACCGGACCCAGAAGAGGTTTCTGTCCATTTTTTGACAAATGGGGAAAATTAGAGAGGCAGTTGGGATTCTTTGTGTAGCCGTTCCATGTCTGGAATGAAAAATTTACCACGCCCACGGCGTTCTACGAGACCGGATTTATACATGTCGTTGAGGAGAGTCGAGACCAGTTGGCGTGAAGACCCGATTACCTGAGCGATTTGCTCCACTGTGAGTGTCAGTTCTAGGTATCGTCCGCCGTTTTCTTCTTTGCCGGAGTGGAGCGCTTCTTCATAGAGAAAGAGTGTGAGGCGCAATGCGGTGTCGCGAAAAGCAAACCCGTCGATAATGGAGAATGTGCTGGAGAGTAATTCACCGAGGACTTTTACCATTGTCATGGTGAATTCACTATGTTTCGTGGCGATATCCTTGAATTTAAGGATGGGGCAGGTGTACATCATGCCGTCTTCGAGAGCCTGACAGGTCGCTCTTGTGTGGGTGCTGTAGATGTCTCCTTTGCTAAGGATGGAGAGCATGAATTCTCTTGATGGAGAACTCATGAAAATTCGAGCGCGTCCCTCTCGGATAATGAATACGAAATTCTCAGTGTCGTCGGGGGAGGCCAGCACCTCTCCTTTGCGAAAAGTGCGACTTCGAAAGGCGCCCAGAATGTCTTCACTTTCTGGAGATTCGATGATTTTGACAAGATCAATGCTTGTTAATTTCATTTTTGATTGCATGGCGTGCTCAATGTTGGATGTTGTCGCGAGTCTTTTTTCATGGCTAAAAGGAAAAGTGACAAAGAGCAATCTGGCTGTGAACAATCACTTCTGAAAGACATTGTAGAGGTCTATACAAGAAAATGTTTTTTAGAAAATCTGGCGTAATTATCCGAAACACATTTTAAAAATTGCATTTGCTCTATTCGCAATCCCTTTTGATGACCATACTGCATCCTATTTTATACGATGTTGAGCTTTGGCGAAAGGGACAAAGGAAAGAGAGGAACATGCAAAGCTGATTTTTCGTTTCAATTCACGCCCCCGTGGGGGGAGCGACTAGCCATCATGTTACCCAACGTTATCCACACTTCCCAGTTTCAATCCACGCTCCCGTGGAGGGAGCGACCTACAATGAATTCGCCTATGTGATTACTCTCAGTGTTTCAATCCACGCTCCCGTGGAGGGTGCGACCAGCACGCACCGGGGCTACTTGCCCAGCTTTCGGTGTTTCAATCCACGCTCCCGTGGAGGGAGCGACGTNNNNNNNNNNNNNNNNNNNNNNNNNNNNNNNNNNNNNNNNNNNNNNNNNNNNNNNNNNNNNNNNNNNNNNNNNNNNNNNNNNNNNNNNNNNNNNNNNNNNNNNNNNNNNNNNNNNNNNNNNNNNNNNNNNNNNNNNNNNNNNNNNNNNNNNNNNNNNNNNNNNNNNNNNNNNNNNNNNNNNNNNNNNNNNNNNNNNNNNNNNNNNNNNNNNNNNNNNNNNNNNNNNNNNNNNNNNNNNNNNNNNNNNNNNNNNNNNNNNNNNNNNNNNNNNNNNNNNNNNNNNNNNNNNNNNNNNNNNNNNNNNNNNNNNNNNNNNNNNNNNNNNNNNNNNNNNNNNNNNNNNNNNNNNNNNNNNNNNNNNNNNNNNNNNNNNNNNNNNNNNNNNNNNNNNNNNNNNNNNNNNNNNNNNNNNNNNNNNNNNNNNNNNNNNNNNNNNNNNNNNNNNNNNNNNNNNNNNNNNNNNNNN comes from the Desulfobaculum bizertense DSM 18034 genome and includes:
- a CDS encoding Crp/Fnr family transcriptional regulator, encoding MKLTSIDLVKIIESPESEDILGAFRSRTFRKGEVLASPDDTENFVFIIREGRARIFMSSPSREFMLSILSKGDIYSTHTRATCQALEDGMMYTCPILKFKDIATKHSEFTMTMVKVLGELLSSTFSIIDGFAFRDTALRLTLFLYEEALHSGKEENGGRYLELTLTVEQIAQVIGSSRQLVSTLLNDMYKSGLVERRGRGKFFIPDMERLHKESQLPL
- a CDS encoding proton-conducting transporter membrane subunit, which encodes MSITHTSFAICGALFILVGELLALRSINNLKRQLIFSAVAECGYLFIGFGIGSLSGVSGALLHLSYQCVIRSLVFLTAWRLASKAGSWTLKTLRGSSVHMPMTSLLFGFGMFSFMGLSPFKGAISKFLVIYAAIENGNYFIAASATIGTIIAAIYILRIIQTICFETDNVEPRLHNNETLSVTGIIPLLLAGLTALMTLHPEPLIHFCESLAASLGATTIGNGLPHFESPWPIEVLVPYLGAFIIVTVGKYFPKLQNILAIALAAISLAVVATVAQPNAFFFLGSVLFAFVCSIVVIYSVGYLGNKPHASRYFFFLFLMYGSLIGVATAKDLGNFYLFWELMTWTSYLLVIHKQTREALRAGYKYIVMCVSGATIMHYGILLWHKFAGTFDIALLHTSAPATLGGAGALIGLLFFIGLGVKAGLFPMHSWLPDAHPVAPSSISAPMSGILTKAGILGLIKFLPLLTAGAAPFLTFSGSALLPNLLMLTGGITLLFGEIMALRQNDIKKMLAYSTLAQVGEITLILSINTWLTTAGALGHVVNHALIKSLLFLAAGSFIMRAGSQHIEKLAGLGRRMPITGACFAVGILAIMGLPPFNGFLSKFLMLHAAVSEGAYPVALLILTGSLIGTVYYSRLIKVLFFTKNTDDHVNEAPKTMLAALLALACTCVLFGLQPSLWLSPVTNAATAIWSTSNMASIPELTIHWPVPALILVFGACLMLCLKHSRKMGTIAAMTTALAACSLFFIPSQSAHGTAFVALLLFSATLSFIYASKYMDHSHTHWRFFASSLMMVCGLSGLALSKDLFNFFAFWEIMSSWPLFFAIIHEETDEARREGTKYFLFNIAGASCLFLGVLLIGRLANSYDIDTIALAMPHLTPSEWIFPVALMSIGFFMKAAMIPLRIDWQMHPAAAPTPISGYISSVLLKSAPFGMLTLAFIIGRPLLNSTVMQHLMYVGAWISALTIFYAAYKAVTQSSIKGVLIYSTVSQIGYILLGICLGSPLGVTGGLMHFVNHMFFKNLAFLCAGALMYKTHAHSLNELGGIGRRMPFTMLAFGVATLSAAGVPPFNGFTSKWLLYNELANQGEILLLLLALSGSVLTLAYFFKFLHSAFLGTLPARHKDVTEVERPMLIPMGILAAICIITGLFPGLLLHPLGTILEDLGMTAIPNSLSGTIGNALLWNATLIGYMLLTALLMGLGLLRLMNTKIRRTNMHLCGVTELDEEDTHVTAENVYAPPLQIVQRILRVISSPFSKE